The Temnothorax longispinosus isolate EJ_2023e chromosome 4, Tlon_JGU_v1, whole genome shotgun sequence genome has a window encoding:
- the LOC139811953 gene encoding uncharacterized protein produces MATSVAMIIIAPAVMATVYHLILVAVATAEVVTVLVLLVVALIPIQAATAAAAAVAVAVVTVEATVVVSPVITKRNESDRIVTNMLSIVDIYNCRNYNATLCDTR; encoded by the exons ATGGCGACATCGGTGGCGATGATCATCATAGCTCCAGCAGTTATGGCAACAGTATATCATCTGATTTTGGTAGcag TGGCCACGGCGGAAGTAGTTACAGTTCTGGTACTTCTGGTGGTGGCTTTGATTCCTATTCAAGCGGccacggcggcggcggcggcggtggcggtggcggtggttACGGTGGAGGCCACGGTGGTGGTTTCTCCGGTTATcacaaaaagaaatgaaagtgATCGCATTGTGACCAATATGCTGAGCATTGTAGACATTTATAACTGCAGAAATTATAATGCCACTTTGTGTGATACACGATAA